One genomic window of Vulpes vulpes isolate BD-2025 chromosome 11, VulVul3, whole genome shotgun sequence includes the following:
- the PTH gene encoding parathyroid hormone, protein MMSAKDMVKVMIVMFAICFLAKSDGKPIKKRSVSEIQFMHNLGKHLSSMERVEWLRKKLQDVHNFVALGAPIVHRDGSSQRPLKKEDNVLVESHQKSLGEADKADVDVLTKAKSQ, encoded by the exons ATGATGTCTGCAAAAGACATGGTTAAAGTAATGATTGTCATGTTTGCAATTTGTTTTCTTGCAAAATCAGATGGGAAACCTATTAA GAAGAGATCTGTGAGTGAAATACAGTTTATGCATAACCTGGGCAAACATCTGAGCTCCATGGAGAGGGTGGAATGGCTGCGGAAGAAGCTCCAGGATGTACACAACTTTGTTGCCCTTGGAGCTCCAATAGTTCACAGAGATGGTAGTTCCCAGAGGCCCctaaaaaaggaagacaatgtCCTAGTTGAGAGCCATCAAAAAAGTCTTGGAGAAGCTGACAAAGCTGATGTGGATGTATTAACTAAAGCTAAATCCCAGTGA